DNA from Candidatus Binataceae bacterium:
GCGCGAGCGCCACCCCCACAAGCCAGAAGACTCGGGCATCGCGGCTGCTGGAGAAACCCGTCATCGGGGCGAGATTGTATTAGGCGACTGTCTGTGCGGCAACCGGCGCGGTTAACATCCGGGTAACGCATCGGCGTTGCACGATGCGCCGTGCTAGGATCGTTGCGTTGTGGCCGACAAAGTGATCGTCTTGCGCTCGGCGCGCAAACAAACCGACGAGTCGACCTTCCGCATCAAGTACGCCGAGCTGCTCAATCCCTCGCAGCTCGCCGCGGTGACCCATCGCGACGGCCCGATCCTGGTGATCGCGGGCGCCGGCTCGGGCAAGACGCGAACGCTCATCTACCGCGTCGCCCGGCTTATCGAGAGCGGCGTGCCGCCGGGCGCAATCCTGCTGCTGACCTTCACCCGGCGCGCGGCGCAGGAGATGCTGCGGCGGGTCGAGTCGCTGGTGGGAGATCGCACGCGCGCGGTCGCCGGCGGCACCTTTCACTCGTTCGCCAACCTGACGCTGCGCCAGTTCGGCTCGGCGATCGGGCTTAAGCCCAACTTTACGATTCTCGACCGCTCCGACATGGAAGACGTGGTCAACCTGCTGCGGACGCGAATGGGCCTCGGCTCGCGCGATCGGCGCTTTCCCAAGAAGGGCACGATCACGGAGGCGATCAGCATGGCGCGCAACAAACGCCGCGAGCTCGGTGAGGAGATCGAACTCGATTTTCCGCATCTCGCCGAGCATCGCGACGACCTGGTGCGGCTCGCCGCCGCCTACGACGGCTACAAGCGCGAGCGCGGATTACTCGACTACGACGATTTGCTCTACCGGTTGGCCGAGCTGCTCGAGCAGCATGAAGGCGTGCGCCGCCGCCTCGGCGACACCTACCGCTATATCATGATCGACGAGTACCAGGACACCAACCTTATCCAGGCCGAGCTGGTGCGGCTGCTCGCTTCGACCCATCGCAACGTGATGGCGGTGGGCGACGACGCGCAGTCGATCTATTCGTTCCGCGGCGCCAACTTCCGCAACATCATGGACTTTCCCCAGATCTTTCCCGGCGCGCGCGTGGTCAAGCTCGAACAGAACTACCGCTCGCTGCAGGGCATCCTCGACGTCGCCAACGAGGTGATCTCGCGCGCGGCCGACAAATACACCAAGGTGCTCAGCGCCGAGCGCCGCGGCGAGTTCCGTCCACTCCTGATTCGCGCGCAGGACGAGCACATGCAATCGCGCTTCGTCGCCGAGCGCGTCCTCGAACTGCGCGAGCAGGGTGTCGAACTGGGCGAAATCGCGGTGCTCTTCCGCTCCGGCTTTCACTCGTTCGACCTTGAGCTCGAGCTGCAGCGGCGCGACATCCCGTTCATCAAGCGCGGCGGCTTCAAGTTCATCGAGACCGCGCACATAAAAGACGTGCTCGCGCACCTGCGCGTAGTCCTCAATCCCGCCGACGCCGTCTCGTGGCTGCGCGCGCTGATGCTGGTGCCCGGAGTCGGCCATCGCCGCGCCGAGCGTCTGATCGAGGAAATCGTCGCCGCACCCGAGCCCGAGCGGGCGCTGATGCGCGCGGCCGAGTCGATAGGATCCGCCGCGCGCCCGACCGGGAGTGGAGCTGCGGCGGCGGCCGCCGGGCGGCTCGCCGCGCTGCTGGCCGAGTTGCGGCGCGATAGCGGCGCGCGGCCCGCCGACCAGATCGCGCGGACGCTGGAGTACTACCTGCCGCTGATGCGCGAGAGCTATCCGGACGACTATCCCAAGCGCGAGCGCGACCTCGAACATTTCCAGACCATCACCGAGCGCTATCGCAGCCTCGAATCGATGCTGGCCGACGTGGCGCTCGAACCCCCTAGCGATTCGCTCGGCGACGTGCTCGCGGTCGAAGAGGACGAGGGCTATCTCACGCTCAGCACTATTCATTCGGCCAAAGGACTGGAATGGCGGGTCGTTTTTCTGATCTGGGCCGCCGACGGACGCTTTCCCGGGCCGCAGAGTGTCGGCGCGGAGGAACTGGAGGAGGAGCGCCGCCTGATGTACGTCGCCGGCACGCGCGCGCGCGACGAACTGTACATCTCGTACCCGATTTACATGTTCGATCGCGCGCTGGGATACACGCTCGGCCGCGTGTCGCGTTTCCTCGAGGACGTTTCGGCGGAATTCCTGCCGACCGCGTCGCTCCAGGAGTCCGATGAAGAGCCGTCCTAATCGCGGGACGCGCGCCGCGATCGTGCCGCGTCTTAACTCGCGCGCGCGAATTTCGCCTCGCCCGGTGCGGGCAGCGGATACTTGAGCTGCGCGATCACTTCCTCGAGCGAACTGTCGGCCTGGCCCGCGAGTTCCAGTTGAGCAAAGCGGCCGATCGCCGCTTCATGCACCACCATCGAGTGCGTCACCTCGCGCTCCTCCGCGGGCGCGGCGGCGTCGATCTCGCGGAATTTTGCGATGTAGAAGTCGGTAATCTCGCCGATTTCCTGCATGTGCTGCTGCCAGGATTTCAACGCATACGCTTTGGCGAATCCGGCGACCTTGTCGCTCACGTCGTCCTGGGCGACGCTCAGGCCGAGCCGGGCAAGGAATGGCCGCAGCCGCGCCTTGGTCTCGGTCTCGAGCTGCATGAGCGTGGCCCACTTGTAGCGGCGCTCCGCGTCTGTCTCGAGCGCGAGGTAGCTTGCGAGGATCGCTTCTCCGAACACTTCGCCCTGATACATGAATTCGTTCACTGCGTTCAGATACTCGTTGCGATTCATGTTGGTCCTGCTCCGTTTTCGGATTGTAGAGCGTTCGCCGGTCCGGACAGGGGTGGCTCAAATCGCGAGGCTAGACCGCGGTGTAGCCACCGTCAACGACGTATTCGGCGCCGGTCACGAACGAGGCCTCGTCGGTCGCGAGAAACAGCACCACGTAACCCACTTCTTCGGGGCGGGCCGCGCGCTTCATCGGCGCGAGCGCCGCGATCGCGTCAAGGTCCTTCTCGGCGAAGATGTCCGTCATCGGCGTTTTGATCACGCCCGGATGCACCGAATTGACCCGGATGTTGAACGGCGCGTACTCGACCGCCGCGGTTTTGGTCAGCAGTCTCACCGCGCCCTTGCTCGCGTGATAGGCGGCGGAACCGCCCGAGCCGATGAGTCCGTAGATCGACGAGATGTTGATGATCGAGCCGGCGCCGCGCTTCTTCATCGCCGGCGCCGCGGCCTTGGTGCCCAGCCACACGCCTTTCTGGTTCACATTGATGACCGCGTCCCATTCCTCCTCGCTGGTATCGCCGACGCCTTTGACGTTGAGAATCCCGGCGTTGTTGACGAGGATATCGAGGCCGCCGAACTCGCGTTCGCAGGCTTCGACCGCGGCGCGCCAGTCGGCCGCGCGGGTGACGTCGAGGCGGACTGGCAGCGTGACGCGGGCACCGGCCTCGCGATTAACCTCTTCCGAGAGCTCGCGCGTCTCGGCGTCCAGCACGTCGCCGATCGCGACGCGCGCGCCTTCTTTGACGAAGAGCCGCGTTTCGGCCGCACCCTGTCCGCGCGCGCCGCCCGAGATGAGCGCCACTTTGCCTTTGAGACGATCCATAGATGAAAGTCCTCTGACGCCCCGGCCGGCGGCGACACAGTCACCCTAATAGATCGATCGCCGAGCATCCGCAACGACGCACGCGCGGCGCGGCGGCGGCTCACTTTACGTAGAGAAAAATTCCCTCGTAGATGAGCGCCGGCTTTTCCTGTCCCACCACCTGCACCTGGGTCTCCGTCGTCACCTGCGTCCACTGCGGCTTGGCTTCGACCGCGACTACGCGCGAGCGCGCCTGGACCTTGGCCCCGGCGGGAACCGGCGATATGAAACGCAGCTTATTCGCGCCGTAGTTGACCACGTTGCGGAAACCCGTGACGTTCCAGTCCCGGGGGATCTCGAAGGCCGGGACGAGGCTTAGCGTCAGAAAGCCGTGTGCGACCGGCGTCTTGAATGGGCTTTCGCGCTTGGCGCGTTCGACATCGACGTGGATCCACTGATGGTCGCCGGTGACCTCGGCGAACTGATTGATCTTTTCCTGTGTCACGTCGATCGGTTTGCTCCACGCGCTGAATTCCGCGCTGATCTTCGAGCGCAGCTTTTCAATGTCGTCAAAGCGGATGCTTTCCATGGGCCTTCCTCCGGTGGCGGTATGAGCGCCTTGCCATGCGGTTGTTCTAGCTTCGCGGGCGCGAATAACGCAAAGCGCGGATTTGTGGCCCGTGCGCGCGTCACTCCTGCGCTCCGCCCTGCGCGGTCCTGGCGGGCGAAG
Protein-coding regions in this window:
- a CDS encoding MaoC family dehydratase → MESIRFDDIEKLRSKISAEFSAWSKPIDVTQEKINQFAEVTGDHQWIHVDVERAKRESPFKTPVAHGFLTLSLVPAFEIPRDWNVTGFRNVVNYGANKLRFISPVPAGAKVQARSRVVAVEAKPQWTQVTTETQVQVVGQEKPALIYEGIFLYVK
- a CDS encoding glucose 1-dehydrogenase, which codes for MDRLKGKVALISGGARGQGAAETRLFVKEGARVAIGDVLDAETRELSEEVNREAGARVTLPVRLDVTRAADWRAAVEACEREFGGLDILVNNAGILNVKGVGDTSEEEWDAVINVNQKGVWLGTKAAAPAMKKRGAGSIINISSIYGLIGSGGSAAYHASKGAVRLLTKTAAVEYAPFNIRVNSVHPGVIKTPMTDIFAEKDLDAIAALAPMKRAARPEEVGYVVLFLATDEASFVTGAEYVVDGGYTAV
- a CDS encoding ATP-dependent helicase — protein: MADKVIVLRSARKQTDESTFRIKYAELLNPSQLAAVTHRDGPILVIAGAGSGKTRTLIYRVARLIESGVPPGAILLLTFTRRAAQEMLRRVESLVGDRTRAVAGGTFHSFANLTLRQFGSAIGLKPNFTILDRSDMEDVVNLLRTRMGLGSRDRRFPKKGTITEAISMARNKRRELGEEIELDFPHLAEHRDDLVRLAAAYDGYKRERGLLDYDDLLYRLAELLEQHEGVRRRLGDTYRYIMIDEYQDTNLIQAELVRLLASTHRNVMAVGDDAQSIYSFRGANFRNIMDFPQIFPGARVVKLEQNYRSLQGILDVANEVISRAADKYTKVLSAERRGEFRPLLIRAQDEHMQSRFVAERVLELREQGVELGEIAVLFRSGFHSFDLELELQRRDIPFIKRGGFKFIETAHIKDVLAHLRVVLNPADAVSWLRALMLVPGVGHRRAERLIEEIVAAPEPERALMRAAESIGSAARPTGSGAAAAAAGRLAALLAELRRDSGARPADQIARTLEYYLPLMRESYPDDYPKRERDLEHFQTITERYRSLESMLADVALEPPSDSLGDVLAVEEDEGYLTLSTIHSAKGLEWRVVFLIWAADGRFPGPQSVGAEELEEERRLMYVAGTRARDELYISYPIYMFDRALGYTLGRVSRFLEDVSAEFLPTASLQESDEEPS